The following coding sequences are from one Panicum hallii strain FIL2 chromosome 5, PHallii_v3.1, whole genome shotgun sequence window:
- the LOC112892715 gene encoding transcription factor TIP2-like, with translation MYHPQCELLMAHETRDLDAGQPHLTASAGVATISTELSFHLLHSLDAAAAVSAVTPQPTIDYFFGGAADPHQPAVQYEPLPPTQHTMNMLRDYCNGHYTTAEPYLRGARTGALVFGATDDESAAYMPGPFESSPPPRATGGRKRSRALLGGGFHGGPANGVEKKEKQRRLRLTEKYTALMLLIPNRTKDDRATVISDAIEYIHELGRTVEELTLLVEKKRRRMELQGDVVDAVVVPAGEAESSEGEVAPPVPAAQLQPIRSTYIQRRSKDTTVDVRIVEEDVNIKLTKRRRDGCLAAASRALDDLRLDLVHLSGGKIGDCHIYMFNTKIHKSFPVFASAVASRLMEVVDES, from the exons ATGTATCACCCGCAGTGCGAGCTCCTGATGGCGCACGAGACCCGGGACCTGGACGCCGGCCAGCCGCACCTCACCGCCTCCGCCGGCGTCGCGACCATCTCGACGGAGCTCAGCTTCCACCTGCTCCACTCcctcgacgccgccgcggcggtcTCCGCCGTCACGCCGCAGCCCACCATCGACTACTTCTTCGGCGGCGCCGCCGATCCTCACCAGCCGGCGGTGCAGTACGAGCCGCTGCCCCCCACCCAGCACACCATGAACATGCTGCGCGACTACTGCAACGGCCACTACACCACCGCCGAGCCGTACCTCCGCGGGGCAAGGACCGGCGCCCTCGTCTTCGGTGCCACCGACGACGAGTCGGCTGCCTACATGCCCGGGCCCTTCGAGAGCTCCCCGCCCCCACGGGCCACCGGCGGCAGGAAGCGGAGCAGGGCGCTGCTGGGCGGCGGCTTCCATGGTGGGCCAGCCAACGGTGTCGAGAAGAAGGAGAAGCAGCGCCGGCTGCGGCTCACCGAGAAGTACACCGCCCTTATGCTCCTCATCCCCAACCGTACAAAG GATGATAGGGCGACGGTGATCTCGGACGCGATTGAATACATCCATGAACTGGGGAGGACGGTGGAGGAGCTGACGCTGCTGGTGGAGAAGAAGCGGCGCCGGATGGAGCTGCAAGGGGACGTGGTGGACGCGGTGGTCGTGCCGGCCGGTGAGGCCGAGAGCTCGGAGGGCGAGGTGGCACCGCCAGTACCGGCCGCCCAGCTGCAGCCGATCCGGAGCACGTACATCCAGCGCCGGAGCAAGGACACGACCGTGGACGTGCGGATCGTGGAGGAAGACGTGAACATCAAGCTCACCAAGCGCCGTCGGGATGGGTGCCTCGCGGCCGCGTCGCGCGCGCTGGACGACCTCCGGCTTGACCTCGTCCACCTCTCCGGCGGCAAGATCGGCGACTGCCACATCTACATGTTCAACACCAAG ATTCACAAGAGCTTCCCGGTGTTTGCGAGTGCAGTGGCCAGTAGGCTGATGGAAGTGGTGGACGAGTCCTAG
- the LOC112895814 gene encoding S-adenosylmethionine synthase 3: MAELDTFLFTSESVNEGHPDKLCDQISDAVLDACLAEDPDSKVACETCTKTNMVMVFGEITTKANVDYEKIVRDTCRGIGFVSNDVGLDADHCKVLVNIEQQSPDIAQGVHGHFTKRPEEIGAGDQGHMFGYATDETPEMMPLSHVLATKLGARLTEVRKNGTCPWLRPDGKTQVTVEYHNDNGAMVPIRVHTVLISTQHDETVTNDEIAADLKEHVIKPVIPEQYLDEKTIFHLNPSGRFVIGGPHGDAGLTGRKIIIDTYGGWGAHGGGAFSGKDPTKVDRSGAYIARQAAKSIVANGLARRCIVQVSYAIGVPEPLSVFVDTYGTGKIPDKEILKIVLENFDFRPGMIIIDLDLKRGGNGRYLKTAAYGHFGRDDPDFTWEVVKPLKWEEPSA; this comes from the coding sequence ATGGCTGAACTTGACACTTTCCTTTTCACATCTGAGTCAGTCAATGAGGGACACCCTGATAAGCTCTGTGACCAGATATCTGATGCGGTGCTTGATGCATGCCTTGCTGAAGACCCTGACAGCAAGGTTGCTTGTGAGACCTGCACTAAGACCAACATGGTCATGGTCTTTGGTGAGATCACTACCAAAGCCAATGTTGACTATGAGAAGATTGTCAGGGATACTTGCCGTGGTATTGGTTTTGTGTCCAATGATGTAGGGCTCGATGCTGATCACTGCAAGGTGCTTGTCAACATTGAGCAGCAGTCACCTGACATTGCACAGGGTGTCCATGGACACTTCACCAAGCGGCCTGAGGAGATTGGTGCTGGTGACCAGGGGCACATGTTTGGATATGCCACTGACGAGACCCCTGAAATGATGCCCCTCAGCCATGTTCTTGCCACCAAGCTTGGTGCTCGCCTCACTGAGGTCCGCAAGAATGGGACTTGCCCATGGCTGAGGCCTGATGGGAAGACCCAGGTGACTGTTGAGTACCACAACGACAATGGTGCCATGGTCCCTATTCGTGTCCACACTGTGCTAATCTCCACCCAACACGATGAGACTGTGACTAATGATGAAATTGCTGCTGATCTGAAGGAACATGTCATTAAGCCTGTTATTCCTGAGCAGTACCTTGATGAGAAGACCATTTTCCATCTCAACCCATCTGGTCGTTTTGTCATTGGTGGACCTCATGGTGATGCTGGTCTCACAGGCAGGAAGATCATTATTGACACTTATGGTGGCTGGGGGGCCCACGGTGGTGGCGCTTTCTCTGGCAAGGACCCAACCAAGGTCGACCGCAGTGGAGCCTATATTGCAAGGCAAGCAGCCAAGAGCATTGTGGCTAATGGCCTTGCCCGCCGCTGCATTGTCCAGGTGTCATATGCGATTGGCGTGCCTGAACCACTCTCAGTGTTTGTAGACACATATGGCACAGGCAAGATCCCCGACAAAGAGATCCTGAAGATTGTGCTGGAGAATTTTGACTTTAGGCCGGGGATGATTATCATCGACCTTGACTTGAAGAGAGGCGGGAATGGACGCTACCTTAAGACGGCGGCGTACGGGCACTTTGGCAGGGACGACCCGGACTTCACCTGGGAGGTGGTGAAGCCCCTCAAGTGGGAGGAGCCTTCAGCCTGA